Proteins from a single region of Deinococcus aquaedulcis:
- a CDS encoding heme-dependent oxidative N-demethylase subunit alpha family protein yields MASPTLYRPFLSGVYAVSAGLYRLGAQAIPWLDPPAPEHHTFAFDDTYASFIASKAAAHRRAAWEYMGEAALGPDLREVALTHVARTLAADSGGQVTWDGRTLRNMALGWQATLNLRWNAVEDLQRFGAPNAALVHDLTPLHALDFLGLNAPEDLALIARDPAGGRDWLAATHVLSPQHWDPRDKLGRDFVAVHTPVAGSGPMNATAPKLVDAVIGRGPFVRFAWGISMTDRLDHHPAAPADADRAPDTTFDPDAAFLRVERQTLTGFPAAHGALFTIRPYTYPLHRAVETPAQACALVAALRSMTPEQVVYKGLTQVLPGLLTWLDERLLD; encoded by the coding sequence GTGGCGTCCCCCACCCTTTACCGCCCCTTCCTCAGTGGCGTCTACGCTGTCTCGGCTGGACTGTATCGCCTGGGGGCGCAGGCCATCCCCTGGCTGGACCCCCCCGCGCCCGAGCACCACACCTTCGCCTTCGATGACACGTATGCCTCGTTTATCGCCAGCAAGGCGGCGGCCCATCGCCGGGCGGCCTGGGAATACATGGGCGAGGCGGCTCTGGGTCCAGACCTGCGCGAAGTGGCGCTGACCCACGTGGCCCGTACCCTGGCGGCCGACAGCGGGGGGCAGGTGACCTGGGACGGCCGGACCCTGCGCAACATGGCCCTGGGCTGGCAGGCCACGCTGAACCTGCGCTGGAACGCCGTGGAGGACCTGCAGCGTTTTGGCGCCCCCAACGCCGCGCTGGTCCACGACCTGACCCCCCTGCACGCCCTGGACTTTCTGGGCCTGAATGCCCCCGAGGACCTTGCCCTGATCGCCCGCGACCCGGCAGGCGGGCGCGACTGGCTGGCGGCCACCCATGTCCTGAGCCCGCAGCACTGGGACCCGCGCGACAAGCTGGGGCGCGACTTCGTGGCGGTGCATACCCCGGTGGCGGGCAGCGGGCCCATGAACGCCACCGCCCCCAAACTGGTGGACGCGGTGATCGGGCGCGGGCCCTTCGTGCGCTTTGCCTGGGGCATCAGCATGACTGACCGCCTGGACCACCACCCCGCTGCCCCTGCCGACGCCGACCGTGCCCCGGACACCACCTTTGACCCGGACGCCGCGTTTCTGCGCGTGGAGCGCCAGACCCTGACTGGCTTTCCGGCCGCCCACGGCGCGCTGTTTACCATCCGGCCCTATACATATCCGCTGCACAGGGCCGTTGAAACCCCTGCCCAGGCCTGCGCGCTGGTGGCGGCGCTGCGCAGCATGACCCCTGAACAGGTGGTCTACAAAGGATTAACCCAGGTGCTGCCTGGGCTGCTGACGTGGCTGGACGAGCGCCTTCTAGACTGA